The Clupea harengus chromosome 22, Ch_v2.0.2, whole genome shotgun sequence genomic sequence acacacacacacacacacacacacacacacacacacacacacacacacacacacacacacacacacacacacacacacacacacacacacacacacacacacacacacacacacacacctttatgaccgtgtctgtgtgtgtgccagaaagaaagagtgagtgagagaaaatgtataatatatacTGATTGAGTAAGAGAGGAGACGTGCAGCCTAAATTGTCTGCCACTGCTTCCACACTCTGGCCACACCATATCCCTCAAGGCCCTTGTGATTTGCACACTGGCAGACCCTGGGTGGACAGAGACCACATATCACCCTGCCTGCACTGGCACATGGATCAATACGCCCGGTGGGACAACATGCAGGGGGGGCAAAGGGAGCAGGGGACCCTCTCTGATTGGACGCGTGCCAGTCCACTAGGCCAGCAGGAACCCTTACGTCTACAGTGCAGTGTGCCACGCAAGAACCCTTACGTCTACAGTGCAGTGTGCCACGCAGGAACCCTTACGTCTACAGTGCAGTGTGCCACGCAAGAACCCTTACGTCTACTGTGCAGTGTGCCACGCAGGAACCCTTACGTCTACAGTGCAGTGTGCCACGCAGGAACCCTTACGTCTACAGTGCAGTGTGCCACGCAAGAGAGCCAATGCCCTGCTGTGGGGTGACGCCAAAACAGAATTCCAAGAAACATACCACATGCATTAAGGGTCCCAAGCATGGAAATGCTCTCATGGCAGGAGGTGAAGTCATGTTTAGCATCGTTTCAAATggaagaagtagagagagagaagagagagagtgaaactgaGACACACTAACAAGACACGGGGAGTCTTACTTTTACATCCCACACTGGATATGAGATTCTGCAGCTCCTTCCTCTGACTGCTGTTGGGGGGCACCCCACACACAATAACTCTGGCTGAACGGGCAGTGGCCAGGACGCCCATATGTGCCACGGTGAGTGCTGAGAAGGACCCCACCATCAACACCTCACTATCTTCCACCAACAAGGGACACACGGCACATGCTGCCAGACTACGCGATTTCTCCTacacacaacaggcagaataaaCATGGCAGCCACAGTACACAAACTCTGAGATTGATTGAGTGATTGTAGCCTGTGTTTACTGTCTACTGTGTGAGCTGATGTGTGGTACCTGTATATTGAGAATATACTCTCTGCTAAGCAGAGAATTCATTAGCTGAGCTTTGGTGTGTGAGGGCAATCCTAGCACATCGGAGCAGTGTGCGTCCCTCCAGAACACCAGACCAGTGCCACAGGTATGGGAGTCCACCTCGGAGAAACCCCCAGCGTgtagctgctcacacacatcctcaatgCTGCagcggcacagacacacaacaaacaaatgaaattaGGAGTTTTGGGCATTTCATTAAATGACAAATATGCATTCATCTTAGAGCTAcgataattatttatttattatttattcctaTAGATGAATTTTTAGCTTGTTTTCAGCTAATTCCATTTGCATTCATTAACCTTTTTGTGTTCGAAATGTAAATGCTATGTGACAAAAACGCCAAGAATGAAGAATGCACCGGAATGTCAACATGCTATCTGTATTTGTTGCACCTACACAATCACATGATATAGTTACATTTGATATAATTccaaaaaacatgtttatttttttaaatatagataCTAAATGCCACCTTTAAGAAATGTGCTAATGATCTAAGTGTGGTGGAGTGCTGGTGTTGAGTCAGACAGCACCTGCTCTTGAGTGTATTAAGCCATGCGTGGACTGGAAGGGTTCGTGATTGCTCCTCTTTCATTTTCACACTCTCAGGCAGGGTATCAGCAATGGTCCGCAGGTTTTGTTTAATCCTGAGACGGGCGAGGGAGGCTGCCAGCTTTGTCTTAAATCTTAGgccaaacgcacgcacacacacacacacgcacacacagagagagagagagagagggagagatttatAGATGTGTGCAGTGTTATGCAACTTATTTATGCAACGTTTTGCAATCCGTTTACATATACCATACCCACACACGAACAGGAAGAACTTTCTGTTGAAAGTGGCATTAAATAAGCAGGCCACAGCAGATTTGAAGAAATAACTGCTGATCATCCGAACTTTCCGCACAACTATTTTTAATGACAGTAAATTAAACAGTAGTTTATAAAATCTCACCCACCTGAGAAGACAAGCTTCTACCAGCCTGACGTCCTCCACCGGTCCCCCATAAtctcctctgattggctctcTGGGCAGGAACTTTCTGTCCATAAGGTCAAACAGCATGACCATGACCAAAGCCATGACATCCTCTGgctgcatgtaaacacacacacacacacacacacacacacattatgtataGTGCATAATGAACATTTTAAGGCCCTTAaagttttccacattttgttatgatTCAGACTCATCGTAAAAttgattaaattcatttttttcctcatcagtctacacacaatactcctcaatgacaaagcaaattaaagttttcttttatttattaaaaaatgtattaaaaattaAGAAAAATATCCCGtttacataagtattcagacccttcaaTTAGTACTTAGTTACGGTCCGGACTCTTGCTCGGACACTGCAGGACTTTCAGAGAGTCTTCCTGGAGCTACTCCTGTGGTTTTTGCTGGTATCTGAAAAAGTCTTTCACTCAGGATTGCACAAAATTTCTGCATCCATCTTTGTCTCTATCCTGACTAGTCTCCCAGGCCCTGTCACAGAAAGccatccccacagcatgatgctgccaccaccgccGTGTTTGACTGTAGGGATGGTACTAATGAGGTGATGCTCAGCGCCTggtctcctccacacacactgttggtaATTGTGGCGAAATGGTTTTATCTTCATTTCATCCGACCAGAGGATTGTGCTTCCTGGCAAACTCCCAGCGGGCTGTCATGTGCCGTTTAGTGACGGATGGCTTCCGTCTGGCGTCCGTCTGGCCACTCTGCCATAAAGGCCTGATTGGTGGAGTGCTGCACTGAtggttctcccatctccacacaggaACTCTGGATCTCATTCATAGTGACGTGGGTTCTTGATTACCTGTCTACAATATCTCAGTTTGGCTGGGCAGCCCAATCTAGGAAGACTGTTGGTGGTTCCTAATCTCTTCCATTTGAGAATGATGGAGGCTACCGTGCTCTTGGGCACATTCTATGCTGCAATATTATTCATGTATCCTTTCCCAGATCTGTGTCTCGTCACTCTGACATACACCATCGACTGTGAGACCTTATATAGAAAGGTGTGCGTCTTTCCTTCTTATGTTCAATGATTCAGTTAGGCACAGGTGGGCACCAATCAAGTTGAAGAATCATCTTGAGGACCACTGATAGAAGTAGGATACACCAGTCCTCAATCGCAAGTGTCATAACAAAGGGTCTAATTACTCATGTAAATGGGATTTTTATAATTAATAAATGAACATAACACTCCAAAAGggtattgtgtgtagattgatgagaaaATGATTTTATTTAATCCATTTTAAGATCAATCTGAAACAACAAGATGTGGAAAACTTCTAAAAACCTTCCGTTACAGGTATAGTATGATCACCACACTCGTACCTCATAGCCTTGCCTCCTTTCATGGTTTCAGCCTTACAGataacacatcaacacatcatcacaattgtttgtatttatgcATGATTTAACCTTaagaacacctgtgtgtgtgtgtgtaggacaggGTGTTTCCAGGTGAatgtttcagtatgtgtgtatgagtctcaCCAGGGTCTGAGTGCGGCACAAGCAGCTGTCAAGGATGACGTTCTCCAGAAGCTCTTGGTCTGTGGGGGATGAACAGGTGCACAGACTACACATGATTAACTGCTGCACACCCGATTGGCTTGAGCTTTGCTACTCGCAACGCATATAGTGAAAAGAGGTCTTCCTTTCACCTAAATGACATCATATGCCAACAGTTTTACAGAATATATCCCTCTGAATCTGAATTCTACTTCAGTCATGTCTCCTAACCGCTAAGAGGAGTTCAGTGACCCCTGAGGTCAATCAGTGATTGCACCAATGCCTGTTGAGCGACCTGTGTGCAAGAAGTGTGTAAATCAATGTGTAAATCAGTCACAAATATAACATGGGAGCTAGGTTAGCTTTCCATCCTTCCATTTCATTTCCTCCCCATATTTATCTCCTacatctttcttctctgtcctcctctctttgcCCCCTCGCTTTCTCGTTGATTGACAGACGGAGACCGAATGATTATGTGTTCAGCCAGACGGTGAGCATAACTCACATTATCCCCCCGCTTCTGCCAGATACCTTTATAGAATTCTAATTGGTTGATGCCTCTGTAAAAGCTTCTGAGGCAGTTTCCCTAGTGGGAATTCAGTCATGCATTTTtcatggggaaaaaaatcctCGACCAGCCCAGAACTGTGTTTATCCCCGTGTAGCTCAGGAAGTGCTAACAATGCAAAGTGAAGGGTTTGAGTTCggagctcacactcacacttgagaCTGTTAAATGCCAGCAGGTAAGCCTGGTGTTGCTCCTGCGCAGAGCTGTCTGGAGGCGTGCAGGGTGGAGTCTCACTCTTCTGTCCATACCTTATGAGTCCTAAACCAGCTGGTTTCTCCTCACGTGCGTGGTCAAATATGGCCGCCGCGTGGGCATAAACACGATCAGCGACGGCTACCCACAGATTGAGAGTATCTGTGCTGCACTTCTCCCATACTGAACGAGGAGACCGCTGTTCAGGGTCAGGAGTTGACTGTGCCTCTGCAGCAGGTATGGTGGAGTTGGTGGTGCTCGAGGGGGTTGTAGAGCCGGAGTCTGTGGCTCGTTGGCTTGACACAGTTAAAAGTGCCTCCTGTGTGACACCTGAGGCCTCAGTAAGAGAGGATGCtgtttgtgagggtgtgagagaggatgctgtttgtgacggtgtgagagaggatgctgtttgtgagggtgtgagagaggatgctgtttgtgacggtgtgagagaggatgctgtttgtgacggtgtgagagaggatgctgtttgtgagggtgtgagagaggatgctgtttgtgacggtgtgagagaggatgctgtttgtgagggtgtgagagaggaggtggtgtgggaGGTAAATGCTGTGGAGTTTGAAAGTGCAACTACAACATGAGTCTCCGCTGAGTGTGCTGACGGGGGTGACTTTTTTGCATGTGAGGGTGTAGCATGGGTGGGGTCTGTAGCTTGTGGGCTGAACTTTGACCTGCTCCGTACAGGCCCTGGAAGTCTCTTGCCCTTTGCTTGGCCAGGTGTACTGACTTTGTTCTTCACCATCATTTCACAAAAACCTGCAATAGACAGAGCCATTGGAGAAAGAAATATACACTGTATACCAGCGTTTTACAGGCGCTGCACACATACAGCCTCTCAGGTAACACAGGCCTACAGGTAAGACTTTCCGACGCTGCTGGGACTGAATGACACAGGCATGTAAAGTAGACAACAGAACTAAGATTACATGGAACTACCACTCTTCTCATTATTCAGTCATGCAAAAATGTCACACTATCGGACTGGCAGGGTATCTACAGTTTCAGTTGCAATATGAACTACCAGGAGTACATCTAAATGCGAAAGTAATCTGCGCGCAAGAAGTCTTTGGCTCAGATTTTCAGAGATAAGCCTTCAGATAAAGAGGTTAGTTGACAAGAACTGGATACAAGAGCTGGCTCTCCTTTAAGTAAAGCGCGTAGGTGAAACCGAACCCTGTAGTGACACCCGAAGATCATTCATCTGAGACACACCTGTACCCTGGCTCGTGCTTCTCCAGGCGTGGTAATTGGGTAggcgcgcgcaaacacacacacacacgcacacaccatatTTCGCTGACCAGTTCcgttattttaaataaataatactctGTATTCCGCAGGCGAGCTTTTTATCATTGacccatatttttttttaaattaaagctGGAAAAGCACGTAAGGTTTATAAACCACTTTTTGGCACCAGGTGGATCTAGAGAACTAACGTGAGCCCAACGAAAACATGAACATAATACAGCCACCTTTTGATGCATTATATCTGTAATTCTTTTACACGAGTAGTCACACTCTGTAGAAGTCAGCCTAGTAGGTATAGTGCCAAGCTAATAGTGTAGCATTATGTAAATAGCGTGAAGAATTGATACCAGACAGATTGTCACGGGCCCAACAAGATATAAGTACGCACAATGTTGACGTCGAAAGGACTTTGACAACCACATTGTGTAATATAACAAACACACGAAACATAACAATTAGGCTACAGGCAATTTAGGTAAAATAACCAATTACCTTTTGCATCGTATCTCCAGCACGATACTCACAGGTCATTCAGAGTGTAATCCGCTTGAGGCGAACTGTACCTGATGAAGTGCTTGATGAGGGAGGGGATCATGTGCTCTTGTCACCTGAAGTTTCCAACACCGTGGTAACAATATGGTAATCTAGAGACAAGTCTCCACCTCAGATAACAGGTCTCTTCTAGGCCTGATACATCTGATAAGTTAcgagtaaaaaaaataatatactGAGGAAAATATTCCTCAAAAGAGGAATGTAAGTAGGCCTACTATCATACCAATTTGTAAAGTAGCCTAGAGCTGCATTGCCACTCACATTTCCCCTTATAACAATCTATCTAGTACTCGAGGAAGGTCATCATGCCATTTTATTTAACTTGTATTTTACTTTAGAGGCAAATgacatttgtctgtctgtaggaATTTGTTGCAAAATTCACATCTCACTGCGTGTCttactattttttatttatttttatatttttaaaatTATGTTTAGGTTACGTATCCACGTACTTTGCACAGGTCACTGAACAATATTTGTGTTATctaaacaaaaggaaaaagaaaatcaatgtcATGCCAAGGTAAATGTATTTTCATACAGTAGACATTCTTGGTCAGCATGAAGCTGTGCCACAAGCAGCCAACCTCAGCGCAGTTTCCAAAATCCCTCGTTAGATTTAAAGACACATAATGATGGATACTGAGGGTTTTTCATCCAAAAAGAACACTGCAGCTGGTTAAAGGGAGTTCCTCTTTCTGATAGTAAAACTCGCTCCACCTGGTGGCAGGCAGGGTGAAACGCTTCTGCTCTACTACTGAATTATTGATCTCAGTTGACAGGAATGATTGTGCTCTGATGAGGACTGCTCTACCATCTGACATCTCTCCTGAGCGTTTCAGGTCATCACATGGTTACCATGTCCATCTAACGGCTTATAATGGCATACTGCGTCACCCCATCCAAATAAACTCAGATTCAGAAAGACAAACCCCAATCGAAATATCCCTCATGGTATGTAACAGTTTATTACTTACCCTTGCAAATTGGTTTAGATCACAGAAATGTACAGCGAATTGTGGGTCTATCAAAAAGACAAGTCTGCTGTCTAAAGTGGTTTAGATCACAGAAATGTTCAGCAAAATGTGGGTCTATCAAAAAGACAAGTCTGCTGTCTAAAGTGCTTCCCATATGGAGCTATGGAAACTGTTCAGTTAGCAATGCAAGGTTATATTTACATCACAGGTCACTCTGTTACTATGACAGCACAGCCCAAGGCAGAGAAAGGTTATCATACAACACACAATAGTGTGGTTAACAAGAGAAGGAaggtgagaggggaggatggCAGGAGACTACAAAAGCCTTTTGAAGGAGTCTGTACAGCGGGCCCGTTCACAGGCAGACGTGGCGGGAGAGTTTAGGTGGGGTGGTCCTTTGTGTGGcgctgaggtgaggtgaggtgtggtgtgtagcCAGGGGTCACTtcttgccttttcctctccctttgCCCTTGCCTTTGCCTTTCCCAGAATCCTCTGCTTTCACTTTCACGGGCTTAGCCTTCTTCTGCTACAGGAGAACACAGAAAAGGCACGCATGAGAGAACGTCACAACCAAAAAGACTGTAAAAGGGAcaagagagcacaaacacacagtaacacacacacacacacacagccatgtacCTTGATCATGGCATCAACCCcctgttcttcctcctcttcctcctgttgcTGTGAGTCGTTGTCGTTGTCGCCATCCTGCGTCGCTAGGTCCGCCTCAGGTCCTCCTCGCCTGCCCTTCTTCACAGCCTGCAGCGAGTACGGGGTCAAGTGGCTCTCCTTGTTATAGGCCCGCGTGAAGGCCGCTTTcacctgagacagacacacacacacacacacacacacacacacagtcttaatCTGGAATATTACTGAGGATAAACTACAGGAAAGAGACTAATGGTGAGGAATGATGGCTGGTTTTATTCCGCTGGAGctggtgagagtgagagttaaGCCCAACCCTTAAAAACGTCACGAGCACAATGCCAGAACACACGGCACAGAGCCAGTCCACCACGCGCTCCTCACCTTGGGGTCGAGTTTGGAGTAGG encodes the following:
- the LOC122128660 gene encoding putative methyltransferase NSUN7 — its product is MKEEQSRTLPVHAWLNTLKSSIEDVCEQLHAGGFSEVDSHTCGTGLVFWRDAHCSDVLGLPSHTKAQLMNSLLSREYILNIQEKSRSLAACAVCPLLVEDSEVLMVGSFSALTVAHMGVLATARSARVIVCGVPPNSSQRKELQNLISSVGCKNVKLLSESFLKLGEWDVCVQKVRVVLLLPQCSNSALCNPVEHIINEDGVP